A portion of the Corynebacterium occultum genome contains these proteins:
- a CDS encoding F0F1 ATP synthase subunit epsilon, with the protein MAEITVELVAVERMLWSGQASIVTAQTTEGEIGVLAGHEPMLGQLAENGVVTIRPVDGDRLVAAVQGGFLSVSTEKVTILADHAVWANEVDSSAAEADLQSDDEVAKSRAEAGLAALRRQQQP; encoded by the coding sequence ATGGCTGAAATCACCGTTGAACTGGTGGCCGTGGAGCGCATGCTGTGGTCCGGTCAGGCCAGCATCGTCACCGCACAGACCACCGAGGGTGAGATCGGCGTGTTGGCCGGCCACGAGCCGATGCTCGGCCAGCTGGCCGAGAATGGTGTCGTGACCATCCGTCCGGTCGACGGCGACAGGCTTGTCGCCGCCGTCCAGGGTGGCTTCCTCTCGGTCTCGACCGAAAAGGTCACCATCCTCGCAGATCATGCAGTCTGGGCTAATGAGGTTGATTCCTCTGCCGCTGAGGCTGATCTGCAGTCGGATGACGAAGTGGCCAAGTCCCGTGCCGAGGCCGGTCTGGCAGCCCTGCGCCGCCAGCAGCAGCCCTAG